One genomic segment of Ricinus communis isolate WT05 ecotype wild-type chromosome 5, ASM1957865v1, whole genome shotgun sequence includes these proteins:
- the LOC8283500 gene encoding 3-ketoacyl-CoA synthase 11 has translation MEVKSNQNLENKPILADEDLYNKKKNNLPNFFLSIKLKHVKLGYHYLISNAIYLLLIALLVMLLAQISTFSVEDLIELSNHLMFNFLAAVTCSASMIFIITLYYMSKPRKVYLVDFSCYKPEPSHKVTREQFLQLSAACGFFTEESLAFQRRILEKSGYGQMTYGPKGLMKIPHDSSMAESRSESEMVMFGAIDELLSKTGVNPREIGILIVNSSLFNPSPSFSSLIVNRYKLKENISSYNLGGMGCSAGLISIDLAKHLLQVNPNCYALVVSTENTTRHWYIGKERSMLITNCLFRLGAAAILLSNRSSDRQRSKYQLIHTVRTHKAADDKSYNCVMQQEDENQFLGISLSKDLMAVAGGAVKANITTLGPLVLPVSEQLLFFATLVAKKIFRMKIKPYIPDFKLAFEHICIHAGGRGILDEIEKHLELTPWYMEPSRMTLYRFGNTSSSSLWYELAYTEAKRGIKRSDRVWQIGFGSGFKCNSAVWHALRTINPEKEKNPWVDEINEFPVHIPKSTPIIY, from the exons atggaagtaaaatcaaatcaaaaccTAGAAAACAAACCAATATTAGCTGATGAAGATCtatataacaaaaagaagaacaacCTGCCTAACTTCTTTTTGTCCATCAAGCTCAAACATGTAAAGCTTGGTTACCACTACCTAATCTCCAATGCCATTTATCTCTTGTTAATAGCACTCCTTGTCATGTTATTAGCTCAAATTTCAACATTCAGTGTTGAAGATCTAATTGAGCTATCAAATCATCTGATGTTCAATTTCCTAGCAGCAGTTACATGCTCAGCTTCTATGATCTTTATCATCACTCTCTATTATATGAGCAAGCCAAGGAAAGTCTACTTGGTTGATTTTTCTTGTTACAAGCCCGAACCATCTCATAAGGTTACTAGAGAGCAATTCTTGCAGCTGTCTGCAGCATGTGGATTCTTCACAGAAGAGAGTTTAGCCTTTCAAAGGAGAATCTTGGAGAAATCAGGTTATGGTCAAATGACATATGGACCTAAAGGCCTGATGAAGATTCCTCACGACTCGTCCATGGCCGAGTCAAGAAGTGAGTCAGAAATGGTGATGTTTGGAGCCATTGATGAGCTCTTATCAAAAACTGGAGTTAACCCTAGAGAGATTGGGATACTCATTGTGAACAGTAGTTTGTTCAATCCCAGtccttctttttcctctttaatTGTCAATCGGTACAAGCTCAAAGAAAACATTTCGAGCTATAATCTTGGTGGTATGGGCTGCAGTGCTGGACTCATTTCTATCGACCTAGCCAAACACCTTTTGCAG GTAAATCCCAACTGTTATGCTTTGGTGGTAAGCACAGAAAACACTACGCGCCACTGGTACATTGGCAAGGAACGATCCATGCTTATCACAAACTGCCTATTTCGTTTAGGAGCAGCTGCCATTCTCTTATCCAACCGATCATCCGATCGCCAACGTTCAAAGTATCAGCTCATCCATACCGTTCGGACCCATAAAGCTGCTGATGATAAATCTTATAACTGCGTAATGCAACAAGAAGATGAGAACCAATTTCTCGGCATCTCCCTATCAAAAGACCTCATGGCGGTTGCTGGTGGAGCCGTCAAGGCAAACATCACCACTCTCGGGCCATTAGTTCTTCCTGTCTCCGAACAACTACTGTTTTTCGCAACCTTAGTTGCGAAAAAGATCTTTAGAATGAAGATAAAGCCATACATTCCTGATTTCAAATTGGCATTTGAGCACATCTGCATTCATGCAGGAGGACGGGGTATTTTGGATGAGATAGAGAAACACCTCGAGCTCACTCCATGGTATATGGAGCCTTCAAGAATGACTCTTTACAGATTTGGTAACACTTCAAGTAGTTCTTTATGGTATGAATTGGCTTATACTGAAGCAAAAAGAGGAATCAAGAGAAGTGATAGGGTGTGGCAAATAGGATTCGGTTCAGGGTTCAAGTGCAACAGTGCAGTCTGGCATGCTTTGAGGACTATCAATcctgagaaagaaaagaaccctTGGGTGGatgaaattaatgaatttcCTGTTCATATACCTAAATCCACACCCATAATTTATTGa
- the LOC8280798 gene encoding protein FEZ — translation MEEKHDVDKNIDDVMLPGFRFHPTDEELVGFYLKRKIQQRSLPIELIKQVDIYKYDPWDLPKLATTGEKEWYFYCPRDRKYRNSARPNRVTGAGFWKATGTDRPIYSSDGTKCIGLKKSLVFYRGRAAKGMKTDWMMHEFRLPSVAEPSPPKKFLDKSLPPNDAWAICRIFKKTNSMAQRALNHSWITQLPETTAPDILNQGAAAAGHCTQYSSENISCTTEIGSVFQICSNTDLQQASSSNFSAIDISSYKPINPAIEKPSLFPVSNGDHHHHLPNNNFMFSPLEMSGQNKCSTTIDASNCMLLNPASESIDFQEPEHHQYNGFSIRLPQETQGHMDAGIDEASALRKNQSGIHHDSNQWGNMRSISFPFNLPTNLPWDSPPCPSEMSSAYSTNKCYT, via the exons ATGGAAGAGAAGCATGATGTTGACAAGAATATTGATGATGTGATGTTGCCTGGATTTCGGTTTCATCCAACTGATGAAGAACTTGTTGGTTTTTACCTCAAGAGGAAGATACAGCAGCGGTCTTTGCCTATTGAGTTAATTAAGCAAGTTGATATCTATAAATATGATCCCTGGGATCTTCCAA AGCTGGCGACTACAGGGGAAAAAGAGTGGTATTTCTACTGTCCAAGAGACAGGAAATACAGGAATAGTGCGAGACCAAATCGAGTTACAGGAGCTGGATTTTGGAAGGCAACTGGAACAGACCGTCCAATTTACTCGTCTGATGGCACCAAATGCATAGGTTTGAAAAAATCCCTTGTTTTCTACAGAGGTAGAGCTGCTAAAGGGATGAAAACTGACTGGATGATGCACGAGTTTCGACTACCTTCTGTTGCAGAACCATCACCCCCGAAGAAATTCCTTGACAAAAGCCTTCCTCCTAAT GATGCATGGGCTATTTGTAGGATATTCAAGAAAACCAATTCTATGGCACAAAGAGCTCTAAATCATTCTTGGATAACCCAATTGCCTGAAACCACAGCACCTGATATACTCAACCaaggagcagcagcagcaggaCACTGTACTCAGTACAGTTCAGAGAACATTTCTTGCACAACTGAAATTGGATCAGTTTTCCAGATATGCTCAAACACTGACTTACAACAAGCCTCTTCTTCCAACTTCTCTGCTATAGACATATCCTCGTATAAACCTATTAATCCTGCAATCGAAAAGCCATCTCTATTTCCAGTTTCTAATGGAgaccatcatcatcatcttccaAACAACAACTTCATGTTTTCGCCGCTCGAAATGTCAGGTCAAAACAAGTGTAGTACCACAATTGATGCTTCTAACTGTATGCTATTGAACCCTGCTTCTGAAAGTATAGACTTTCAGGAGCCAGAACATCATCAGTATAATGGGTTCTCAATTCGTTTGCCACAAGAAACACAAGGTCATATGGATGCAGGAATAGATGAAGCATCAGCATTGAGGAAGAACCAAAGTGGGATTCATCATGATAGCAATCAGTGGGGAAATATGAGATCCATTAGCTTCCCCTTCAATTTGCCAACAAATCTGCCATGGGATTCACCACCATGTCCAAGTGAAATGTCATCTGCTTATTCAACAAACAAATGCTATACTTAA